A window from Desulfobacterales bacterium encodes these proteins:
- a CDS encoding Ig-like domain-containing protein, protein MKINLTKILSVIMRKYFLYLPVLIFFIMIGISNAALSEKDLLTEGDGLITLDSDTGLEWLDLTATDGISYGTIIAGYKGYLTSHGFRYATIDEVKILYTNAGILHVGTWSEEEVPAAYLLQNLMGVTQIYPDNRHAVGWLANTWYSYRYYGDVGLYTNMTNAVATYNKTTSITPTDESPASYLVREYRDTVLPTISFTYPNNDANDVSIETTISATFSEPIDPLTINANTFIISDGVSNISGTIGYDNLTAAFTPNSNLAYGTTYVATLKSGIKDTSGNPLLNDYMWTFTTSSDDEPEGRIIYVGDLYGNVGIYNTYNNTTQPLGSLDGYNIIDMVGLAYDAISDSVLLLNRGLFGTNAAAVFSMDAKSGEVKQLFTTSKGFQGGAVKGDMLYGINNLTSKIEAYSLPTGNPVNLPNSGSVSQPSQGVGIDPVTKQLYISMYFEGIQLGIYKLNDDGSIGELITSTHYGNIRDIDYYDGNFLMCHNNMDLSLLEGTSGVHYEESVLTQSQLTEMGLQNYVTGVSIRSYKELDEGLTINASGSIGGSIGGIKIYAFTDSGNYTGKYITTNENGIGAFAINAFQDGNYKFRADYKGYQFWSSTITIPVTSNVNINIEEERLNINVLAHSESIENIKVFLFTENGSYLGEYAVTDENGNVSFVLPIGKNYKFRADIFGNQYWSDVVTIQSGGVNNIVVNAGGGILTFNLNASEGVTLSGIKTYLFNTAGTYLGITKTTDENGIVNYSVPNGNYKVRVDYMGYQFFSDEISVSDNTTFQMSLRRQSIEVTVQNTYQTTTTPKEGIKVYLFTESGAYLNQYKVTDSNGKVIFNLPERSYKVRADYLGKQIFSDPFTWQNVTINIPTAIAEVSVTMNGSPLDGVSVYAYALGGTYLNLTGTTDVNGKVTFNLPSDTYKFRGDYQGNQYWSNEVLIISGQINPVGISAGGGTLNVTVNSGSESPMQAIKTYLFSASGSYLNQTKTTDANGAVQYNLADGSYKIRADYMGYQFWSAEINVSSNMDIQIIIPHQTVDITVQQVYQSNIQSLSGIKVYLFTPSGSYLGVNKTTNESGIVSFILPNKDYKVRADYLSGQYWSSVFNWENQTINISSAMAQITVIKNSLGLYGSKVYVFSAAGTYLGINGTTDNSGKVNFQLPAGDYKFRADFNSVQYWSDLTTLIANGTVLINISTDGTAIDPNDIDDDGDGYTENQGDCNDQDASIHPGAIEIYGDGIDQNCDGIDFEIGPLVDTDNDGVIDQWDNCPNTPPNSLVDRHGCPGICVPIIPPEDLDNDGDGYTENQGDCNDNDASINPGAIDYCGDGIDQDCDGSDAVCDLTSDLVAYYPFNGNANDESGNENNGSVFAVKTTDMFGNPDSAYAFNGENQYIEISDHTSLRGMYEITLSAWIQPETGSYGQTIINKNASLAQNAYNLACDFRDNTIAGYIQSSSSGAFKQKSDINTLQLNTWQQVIFTWKGENPNVAQIYINGVKVGSTFSGSPQPRVSTSQSSVYIGSFHNNDWFRGKIDNVRIYRRALTEAEVNALYEMEKVNPT, encoded by the coding sequence ATGAAGATCAATTTAACAAAAATTTTATCAGTCATCATGAGAAAATACTTTTTGTATTTACCTGTATTGATTTTTTTTATAATGATAGGGATATCGAATGCTGCTCTGTCTGAAAAAGATTTACTAACAGAAGGTGATGGCCTTATTACCTTGGATTCTGATACAGGCTTAGAATGGTTGGACCTAACAGCAACGGATGGCATATCATATGGGACTATTATTGCTGGTTATAAAGGCTATTTGACAAGCCATGGTTTTCGTTACGCTACAATTGACGAAGTAAAAATTTTATACACTAATGCAGGCATATTACATGTGGGAACATGGAGTGAAGAAGAAGTTCCTGCAGCATATCTTCTTCAGAATTTGATGGGCGTAACTCAAATTTACCCTGATAACAGGCATGCTGTTGGTTGGTTGGCAAATACATGGTATTCCTACCGATACTACGGAGACGTAGGTCTTTATACAAATATGACAAATGCAGTAGCAACTTATAACAAGACAACCTCTATCACGCCTACCGATGAGAGTCCTGCTAGTTATTTAGTTAGAGAGTATCGTGATACTGTCTTACCTACCATCTCTTTTACATATCCAAATAATGATGCCAATGATGTGTCAATTGAAACAACAATTTCAGCTACTTTTTCTGAACCAATCGATCCTTTAACCATCAATGCAAATACTTTTATTATCAGTGATGGAGTTTCCAATATAAGTGGAACAATTGGTTATGATAATTTAACTGCTGCATTCACACCTAACTCTAATTTAGCTTACGGAACAACTTATGTAGCCACTTTAAAAAGTGGTATCAAGGATACTTCAGGGAATCCTCTTTTAAATGATTATATGTGGACTTTTACAACAAGTTCTGATGATGAACCTGAAGGCAGAATAATCTATGTGGGTGATTTATACGGTAATGTAGGTATATACAATACTTATAACAATACAACTCAACCATTAGGGAGCCTCGATGGATATAACATCATTGATATGGTAGGGTTGGCTTACGATGCAATCTCTGACAGTGTATTATTGCTAAATCGAGGATTGTTTGGAACCAATGCGGCGGCAGTTTTCAGTATGGATGCTAAATCAGGCGAAGTCAAACAACTATTTACGACTTCCAAAGGTTTTCAGGGAGGCGCAGTAAAAGGGGATATGCTTTATGGAATAAATAATCTTACCAGTAAGATTGAAGCTTATTCTCTACCAACGGGCAATCCTGTTAATCTTCCAAATAGTGGCTCTGTTTCTCAGCCTTCTCAAGGTGTTGGAATAGATCCAGTCACTAAGCAATTATATATTTCTATGTATTTTGAAGGAATACAGTTAGGAATATACAAGCTAAATGATGACGGTAGTATTGGTGAACTTATTACAAGTACTCATTATGGTAATATCAGAGACATTGATTATTATGACGGAAATTTTTTAATGTGTCACAACAACATGGATCTTAGCCTTCTTGAAGGAACTTCTGGAGTTCATTATGAGGAAAGCGTACTCACTCAATCGCAACTTACAGAAATGGGACTCCAAAACTATGTTACAGGTGTTTCAATAAGATCCTATAAAGAACTTGATGAAGGCCTAACTATCAATGCGAGCGGTTCAATTGGAGGCTCCATTGGTGGAATTAAAATTTATGCATTTACTGACTCTGGCAATTATACTGGAAAATATATCACAACTAACGAAAATGGAATCGGAGCGTTCGCTATAAATGCTTTTCAAGACGGCAATTACAAATTTAGAGCTGATTACAAAGGTTATCAATTCTGGAGTTCAACTATAACAATTCCAGTTACGTCTAATGTAAACATTAATATTGAAGAAGAAAGATTAAATATTAACGTATTGGCTCATTCTGAATCCATAGAAAATATTAAAGTTTTTCTTTTTACTGAAAATGGTTCATATCTTGGAGAATATGCTGTTACAGATGAAAATGGAAATGTTTCTTTTGTACTGCCGATTGGAAAGAATTATAAATTTCGTGCAGATATTTTTGGTAATCAGTATTGGAGTGATGTTGTTACTATTCAGAGTGGAGGTGTAAATAATATTGTAGTTAATGCAGGCGGAGGAATTCTTACATTTAATTTAAACGCCAGTGAAGGTGTTACCCTAAGTGGAATAAAAACATATCTTTTCAATACAGCCGGAACATATCTCGGTATAACTAAAACAACTGATGAAAATGGGATAGTTAATTATTCTGTTCCTAATGGTAATTATAAAGTAAGAGTCGATTATATGGGATATCAGTTTTTTAGCGATGAAATTTCCGTGTCAGATAATACTACCTTTCAAATGTCTCTTCGGCGTCAATCAATAGAAGTAACAGTACAAAATACTTATCAGACAACAACTACTCCTAAAGAAGGAATAAAAGTGTATTTATTTACTGAATCAGGGGCTTATCTTAATCAATATAAAGTTACTGATTCAAATGGTAAGGTTATTTTTAATCTTCCAGAGCGGTCTTATAAGGTTCGAGCTGATTATCTTGGTAAACAAATTTTCAGTGATCCATTTACATGGCAAAATGTAACTATAAATATTCCAACCGCTATAGCCGAAGTATCTGTTACAATGAATGGTTCTCCGTTAGATGGTGTAAGCGTGTATGCATATGCACTTGGAGGAACATATCTAAATCTTACTGGAACAACTGATGTTAATGGTAAAGTAACATTCAATTTACCATCAGATACTTATAAATTTAGAGGAGATTATCAAGGTAATCAATACTGGAGTAATGAAGTTTTGATAATATCTGGTCAGATAAATCCTGTCGGAATATCCGCAGGCGGTGGTACATTAAACGTTACGGTTAATTCAGGATCAGAAAGTCCAATGCAAGCGATTAAAACATACCTTTTTTCAGCATCAGGAAGTTATCTTAATCAAACTAAAACAACTGATGCCAACGGTGCTGTTCAATATAATCTTGCCGATGGTAGTTATAAAATTCGTGCAGATTATATGGGATATCAATTCTGGAGCGCTGAAATTAATGTAAGCAGCAATATGGATATTCAAATAATTATACCTCATCAAACAGTCGATATAACTGTTCAGCAAGTGTACCAGTCAAATATTCAATCTTTATCAGGCATTAAAGTTTATCTATTCACACCTTCAGGTTCTTATCTCGGTGTAAATAAAACAACTAATGAAAGTGGAATCGTATCTTTTATTTTGCCGAACAAAGATTACAAGGTAAGAGCTGATTATCTTTCAGGACAATATTGGTCAAGTGTTTTTAATTGGGAAAATCAGACTATAAATATTTCGTCAGCTATGGCACAAATAACAGTTATTAAAAATAGTTTGGGACTTTATGGTTCAAAGGTATATGTTTTTTCAGCAGCGGGTACATATCTTGGAATCAATGGAACTACGGATAATTCTGGAAAGGTAAATTTTCAATTACCTGCGGGTGATTATAAATTTAGAGCTGATTTCAATTCTGTTCAATATTGGAGTGATTTGACAACATTAATAGCTAATGGCACTGTTCTGATTAATATTTCGACTGACGGCACAGCAATTGATCCGAATGATATTGATGATGATGGTGATGGATACACAGAAAATCAAGGGGATTGTAATGACCAAGATGCTTCAATTCATCCAGGTGCAATAGAAATATATGGCGATGGAATTGATCAAAATTGTGATGGAATTGATTTTGAGATTGGACCACTCGTAGATACAGATAATGATGGAGTTATCGATCAATGGGATAATTGTCCAAATACTCCTCCAAATTCACTGGTAGATCGGCATGGGTGTCCTGGGATTTGCGTACCTATTATTCCACCAGAAGACCTGGACAATGATGGGGATGGATATACAGAAAACCAAGGGGATTGCAATGATAATGACGCCAGCATCAACCCTGGTGCCATTGATTATTGTGGTGATGGAATTGACCAGGATTGTGACGGCAGTGACGCAGTCTGTGATTTAACGAGTGACCTGGTCGCTTATTACCCCTTTAATGGTAATGCCAACGATGAAAGTGGTAATGAAAATAACGGTTCCGTATTTGCTGTTAAAACCACTGACATGTTTGGTAATCCTGATAGCGCATATGCATTTAATGGCGAAAATCAGTATATCGAGATAAGTGATCACACGAGTTTGAGAGGTATGTACGAAATCACGCTTTCAGCTTGGATACAACCAGAAACCGGTTCTTATGGGCAAACCATAATTAATAAAAATGCCAGTTTGGCTCAAAATGCTTACAACCTTGCCTGTGATTTTAGGGATAATACTATAGCCGGTTATATTCAATCAAGTTCAAGTGGAGCATTTAAGCAGAAATCAGATATCAATACTTTACAACTAAATACTTGGCAGCAGGTTATTTTCACATGGAAAGGAGAAAATCCAAATGTTGCTCAGATATATATCAATGGTGTAAAAGTTGGCTCAACTTTTTCGGGATCTCCTCAACCACGTGTATCAACTTCCCAAAGTAGTGTATATATAGGTTCATTTCATAATAATGATTGGTTTAGAGGGAAGATCGACAATGTGCGAATTTATCGACGCGCTCTTACTGAGGCAGAAGTAAACGCACTTTATGAAATGGAAAAAGTTAATCCAACCTAA